Proteins encoded in a region of the Chelonoidis abingdonii isolate Lonesome George chromosome 2, CheloAbing_2.0, whole genome shotgun sequence genome:
- the CIDEA gene encoding lipid transferase CIDEA, with protein MESARDYAGALVRSLVSMGTSVGSVTRKTLFPPLSPAARPFRVSNHDRSSRKGVVASSLQELISKALDALLITAGLITIVLEEDGTVVDTEEFFQSLGDNTHFILLEKGQKWTQGENYILAVQQTKKMGVANITLDLYKLNPKDFIGCLNIRATFYEIYSVSYDIKCMGAKTVLRRMLRLMSHVAQITGQFLLYTGSYVLQLMGEYEEDGMCTNSKG; from the exons ATGGAGAGCGCTCGGGACTACGCCGGCGCCCTAGTGCG ATCTCTGGTATCCATGGGAACATCTGTGGGGTCGGTGACAAGAAAGACCCTGTTCCCTCCTCTCTCACCTGCAGCCCGACCCTTCCGTGTATCAAACCATGACCGCAGCAGTCGGAAAGGAGTTGTTGCAAGCAGTCTGCAGGAGCTTATTAGCAAG GCCCTAGATGCCTTGCTGATTACTGCTGGACTGATTACTATAGTTTTGGAGGAAGATGGCACAGTTGTGGATACTGAAGAGTTCTTTCAATCCCTGGGAGATAATACACACTTCATTCTTCTAGAAAAAGGACAGAAGTGGACGCAA GGAGAAAATTATATCCTCGCTGTACAGCAGACTAAGAAAATGGGGGTAGCCAATATTACTCTGGACCTGTACAAGCTGAATCCAAAGGATTTTATTGGCTGTCTAAACATTAGAGCTACTTTCTATGAAATCTACTCTGTGTCATATGACATCAAATGTATGGGAGCCAAGACTGTGCTGCG gAGAATGCTTCGGCTTATGTCCCATGTGGCACAAATAACTGGGCAGTTTCTTCTCTACACTGGATCTTATGTGTTGCAGCTGATGGGTGAATATGAGGAAGATGGCATGTGTACAAACTCAAAGGGCTAA